From a single Shewanella donghaensis genomic region:
- the ampE gene encoding beta-lactamase regulator AmpE codes for MALFSLLIAIMVERLKLLPANWQFDFILSKYQQLFWKDKALDSAGWVAFVVLLPAVTLFLVLLLLDGFFYDLITLAIWMLVSILCFSHQTLRSSFKKYMLAACRGDVQACYHYAEKLDCSECLDAVDEKDLGQQIGKTVAWVNYRYYGAVALYLIFFGPVGAVLYCSIRFYEQYNQQQNLDMPFITKLLFLFDWLPSRVFSFGYVLSGHFAAGISQWRKQVFNPKNSAKNVVTFTALAAESIPESTSAPICVQPTLALLALSKRNFILLLTVLSVLTIFGLVS; via the coding sequence ATGGCACTATTTTCTTTGTTGATTGCAATTATGGTTGAACGTTTAAAGTTGTTGCCTGCGAATTGGCAATTTGATTTTATTCTGTCTAAATATCAGCAATTATTTTGGAAAGATAAGGCATTAGATTCTGCCGGATGGGTAGCGTTTGTTGTGCTGCTACCTGCTGTGACGTTATTTTTAGTGTTATTGCTATTAGATGGTTTTTTCTACGACCTCATCACTCTCGCTATTTGGATGTTAGTGTCGATTCTTTGTTTTAGCCATCAGACGCTGAGATCGTCATTTAAAAAATATATGCTGGCAGCCTGTCGTGGTGATGTGCAAGCTTGTTATCACTATGCTGAAAAACTCGATTGCAGTGAATGTTTAGATGCCGTAGATGAAAAAGACCTTGGGCAGCAAATTGGTAAAACGGTTGCTTGGGTCAATTATCGTTATTATGGCGCAGTGGCACTATATTTAATCTTTTTTGGTCCAGTTGGTGCTGTTCTTTATTGTTCGATTCGTTTTTATGAGCAATACAATCAGCAGCAAAATTTAGATATGCCATTTATTACTAAGTTATTATTTCTTTTTGATTGGCTACCAAGCCGGGTATTTAGTTTTGGTTATGTATTGAGTGGTCATTTCGCTGCAGGTATTTCACAGTGGCGTAAACAGGTTTTTAATCCTAAAAATAGCGCTAAAAATGTGGTCACGTTTACTGCGTTAGCGGCTGAGTCTATTCCTGAGTCAACCTCTGCCCCTATCTGCGTACAACCTACTTTAGCCTTATTAGCCTTAAGTAAGCGCAACTTTATATTATTGCTTACGGTTTTATCAGTGCTGACTATCTTTGGGTTAGTGAGTTAA
- the pdhR gene encoding pyruvate dehydrogenase complex transcriptional repressor PdhR — MAYSKITQPKISDVIMEQLERMILEGSLQPGQKLPPERELALQFEVSRPSLREAIQKLEAKGLLMRRQGGGTYVKEQLWQSLADPIVELMHNDSESQYDLLEFRHATEGMMAYFAALRGNDADMQSIKRSINEVEAAANVEAQADAIVRFYRAVAEASHNVAMLHLVLSLTPVLHKNVAQNLELLSRREEASTMANEHRRALLAAIIRRDPDAAREASNEHLSYIEEVMLSVREEDSRLQRSLRRLKSGV; from the coding sequence ATGGCTTATAGCAAAATAACCCAGCCAAAAATTTCAGATGTGATCATGGAGCAATTAGAGCGCATGATCCTTGAAGGTAGTTTACAACCTGGCCAGAAGTTACCGCCAGAACGTGAACTGGCTTTGCAGTTTGAAGTGTCACGCCCTTCATTACGCGAAGCTATTCAAAAGTTAGAAGCCAAAGGGCTACTAATGCGCCGTCAAGGTGGTGGAACCTACGTAAAAGAACAACTGTGGCAGAGCCTTGCTGATCCTATTGTGGAATTAATGCATAACGATTCGGAAAGTCAGTATGACTTACTGGAATTTCGTCATGCCACTGAAGGCATGATGGCATATTTTGCTGCACTTCGTGGTAATGATGCTGATATGCAAAGCATTAAACGTTCAATTAACGAAGTTGAAGCAGCAGCCAATGTAGAGGCACAAGCGGATGCCATTGTGCGTTTTTACCGTGCCGTGGCAGAAGCGTCACATAACGTGGCTATGTTACACCTAGTACTCAGTTTAACCCCTGTGCTGCATAAAAATGTGGCACAAAATTTAGAGCTTCTAAGCCGCCGCGAAGAAGCCTCTACCATGGCGAATGAACATCGGCGAGCACTGCTTGCTGCCATTATTCGTCGTGATCCTGATGCGGCACGTGAAGCCTCGAATGAACATCTAAGTTATATCGAGGAAGTCATGTTGTCAGTGAGGGAAGAAGACAGCCGGTTGCAGCGTAGCTTGCGCCGTTTAAAGAGCGGTGTTTGA
- the aceE gene encoding pyruvate dehydrogenase (acetyl-transferring), homodimeric type produces the protein MSEDLLQDLDPLETQEWVDSLQAVLEQEGPERAHFLLEQLIDKARRNGTHLPYKATTAYLNTIPSGHEPHMPGDQEMERRIRAIVRWNALAMVLRGSKKDLELGGHISSFASSATIYDVCFNHFFRAPNEKDGGDLVYYQGHIAPGIYSRSFLEGRITEDQMNNFRQEVDGKGLSSYPHPKLMPDYWQFPTVSMGLGPIQAIYQARFLKYLTDRGIKDCSEQTVYCFLGDGECDEPETLGAIGLAAREELDNLCFIVNCNLQRLDGPVRGNGKIIQELEGEFRGAGWEAVKVIWGRYWDPLLARDTSGKLLQLMEETVDGEYQNCKAKGGAYTRKHFFGKYPETAEMVANMSDDDIWRLNRGGHDPVKIYAALQHAKNTKGRPTVILAKTVKGYGMGDAGEGKNIAHNVKKMGVESLKYFRDRFNIPISDDQLEDIPFYHPGADSEEVKYLKARRAALHGAMPKRLAKFSKEIEVPSLKIFDSVLKGSNGREISSTMSFVRILTALLKDKKIGKQIVPIIPDEARTFGMEGLFRQVGIYAHEGQKYEPQDSDQVAYYREDKTGQVLQEGINELGAMSSWVAAATSYSVNDTPMIPFYIYYSMFGFQRIGDMAWAAGDMRARGFMVGGTSGRTTLNGEGLQHQDGHSHVLANTIPNCISYDPTYGYEIAVVVQDGIRRMYGEQEDVFYYLTTMNENYEQLAMPEGAEEGIVKGIYKLETLKGSGKGSVQLMGSGTILEQVRKAAVALSKDFGITADVFSVTSFNELTRDGQAAERYNMLHPTETPKVPYISEVLSSDAPAIVATDYMKIYGEQLRAYIPTDYKVLGTDGFGRSDSRENLRHHFEVDAKFIVIASLKALVDRNELPVEVLTKAITDYGIDVDKINPQFA, from the coding sequence ATGTCTGAAGATCTTCTACAAGACTTAGATCCATTAGAAACTCAAGAGTGGGTAGATTCATTACAAGCCGTTTTAGAGCAAGAAGGCCCTGAACGTGCACATTTTCTACTTGAGCAATTGATTGATAAAGCGCGCCGTAATGGTACTCATCTACCATACAAAGCGACAACAGCTTATCTAAACACGATTCCTTCTGGCCATGAGCCACATATGCCTGGCGATCAGGAAATGGAACGTCGTATTCGTGCTATCGTTCGTTGGAATGCACTTGCAATGGTATTACGTGGTTCTAAGAAAGACTTAGAATTAGGTGGTCACATTTCAAGTTTCGCTTCTAGTGCGACGATTTATGATGTGTGTTTTAACCACTTCTTCCGTGCACCAAACGAAAAAGATGGCGGCGATTTAGTTTATTATCAAGGTCATATTGCACCGGGTATTTATTCTCGCTCTTTCCTTGAAGGTCGTATTACTGAAGACCAAATGAATAATTTCCGTCAAGAAGTTGATGGGAAAGGTTTATCTTCATACCCGCATCCAAAGCTAATGCCTGATTACTGGCAGTTCCCGACGGTTTCTATGGGCCTTGGTCCTATCCAAGCTATTTATCAAGCGCGTTTCCTTAAGTACCTGACTGACCGTGGTATTAAAGATTGCTCTGAGCAAACAGTTTACTGTTTCTTAGGTGATGGTGAGTGTGATGAGCCTGAAACATTAGGTGCTATCGGTCTTGCTGCCCGTGAAGAATTAGATAACTTATGCTTTATTGTTAACTGTAACTTACAGCGTCTTGATGGCCCTGTTCGTGGTAACGGTAAAATTATCCAAGAGCTTGAAGGTGAATTCCGCGGCGCTGGATGGGAAGCAGTTAAAGTGATTTGGGGTCGCTACTGGGATCCATTACTTGCACGTGATACTAGCGGCAAGTTATTACAGTTAATGGAAGAAACCGTAGATGGTGAGTACCAAAACTGTAAAGCTAAAGGCGGCGCTTATACCCGTAAACATTTCTTTGGCAAATATCCTGAGACGGCTGAAATGGTTGCTAACATGTCAGATGATGACATTTGGCGTTTAAACCGTGGTGGCCATGATCCTGTTAAGATTTATGCTGCGCTGCAACATGCTAAAAATACTAAAGGTCGTCCAACTGTAATCCTTGCTAAAACCGTGAAAGGTTACGGTATGGGTGATGCGGGTGAAGGTAAAAACATCGCGCATAACGTGAAGAAAATGGGTGTTGAATCACTTAAGTACTTCCGCGATCGTTTCAATATCCCTATTAGCGATGATCAGTTAGAAGATATTCCTTTCTATCATCCTGGTGCTGATTCTGAAGAAGTTAAATACTTAAAAGCACGTCGTGCTGCACTTCATGGTGCTATGCCGAAACGTCTTGCTAAGTTTTCTAAAGAAATCGAAGTACCGTCATTGAAGATTTTTGACTCGGTGCTTAAAGGATCGAATGGTCGTGAAATCTCAAGCACAATGTCTTTTGTTCGTATCTTAACGGCTTTGCTTAAAGATAAGAAAATAGGCAAACAAATCGTACCGATTATTCCTGATGAAGCGCGTACATTTGGTATGGAAGGTTTATTCCGCCAAGTGGGCATTTACGCTCATGAAGGCCAAAAGTACGAGCCACAAGATTCTGATCAAGTTGCTTACTACCGTGAAGATAAAACCGGTCAAGTATTGCAAGAAGGCATTAATGAGTTAGGTGCAATGTCATCTTGGGTTGCTGCGGCAACAAGTTACTCAGTTAATGACACCCCAATGATCCCATTCTACATCTACTACTCAATGTTCGGTTTCCAACGTATTGGCGACATGGCTTGGGCTGCAGGTGATATGCGTGCCCGTGGCTTCATGGTCGGTGGTACTTCTGGTCGTACAACGCTAAATGGTGAAGGTCTACAACATCAAGATGGTCATAGCCATGTATTAGCTAACACGATTCCAAACTGTATTTCTTATGACCCGACTTATGGTTATGAAATCGCGGTAGTTGTACAAGATGGTATTCGTCGTATGTATGGCGAGCAAGAAGATGTTTTCTACTACTTGACTACCATGAACGAAAACTATGAGCAGCTTGCAATGCCTGAAGGTGCTGAAGAAGGTATCGTTAAGGGTATTTATAAGCTTGAAACTCTTAAAGGTTCAGGTAAAGGCTCAGTACAGTTAATGGGTAGCGGCACGATTTTAGAGCAAGTTCGTAAAGCGGCAGTTGCATTATCTAAAGACTTCGGTATTACTGCTGACGTATTCAGTGTGACTAGTTTCAATGAACTTACACGTGATGGTCAGGCTGCAGAGCGTTACAACATGCTGCACCCTACTGAAACACCTAAAGTGCCGTATATTTCAGAAGTATTATCAAGTGATGCGCCAGCTATTGTGGCGACAGATTACATGAAGATTTATGGTGAGCAATTACGTGCTTACATTCCAACGGATTACAAAGTGCTAGGTACTGATGGTTTTGGCCGCAGTGATAGCCGTGAAAACTTACGTCATCACTTTGAAGTCGATGCTAAGTTCATTGTCATCGCGTCATTAAAAGCCCTTGTTGACCGTAACGAATTACCTGTAGAAGTGCTAACGAAAGCTATCACTGATTATGGTATCGACGTTGATAAGATCAATCCACAGTTCGCATAG
- the aceF gene encoding dihydrolipoyllysine-residue acetyltransferase, producing MAELKEVLVPNIDADAVQVIEICAEIGEVLEKEASIITVETDKATMDIPAPFAGKLVELKVAVGDSVSEGSLIAVLSVEAAGETPAPVVEVAAPVQAAPAQTAAPVAETPAVAGGTQIIEVHVPDIGDADNVDIIEVLVSVGETIEADTGLITLETDKATMEVPAPTAGVVKELKVNVGDKVSQGSLVLMLEVGASAPVAETVSAPAASSAPATSVVEVKEVAVPDIGDAADVDVIEVLVAVGDMLEVDTGLITLETDKATMEVPAPFAGKLVSLTINVGDKVSQGSIIATVETQSVVASEAASAAAPVQAAPAASTPAPVAVAPASKPPVPHHPSAGSQPKTGAVHASPAVRRLAREFGADLTQVKGTGRKGRILKEDVQAFIKYELSRPKATAATAVAGGAGGLNVIAAPKVDFSKFGEVEEIPLSRIQKISGPNLHRNWVTIPHVTQFDEADITELEAFRKEQNTVAAKKKADYKITPLVFMMKAVAKTLAEFPVFNSSLSPDGESLIQKKYFHIGVAVDTPNGLMVPVVRDVDKKGIVELSRELTDISIRARDGKLKSADMQGSCFTISSLGGIGGTAFTPIVNYPDVAILGVSKSEMKPKWNGTDFEPKLMLPLSLSYDHRVIDGAMAARFSVTLSSILSDIRTLIL from the coding sequence ATGGCTGAATTAAAAGAAGTTTTGGTTCCTAACATTGATGCTGATGCTGTGCAGGTTATTGAAATCTGTGCTGAGATTGGTGAAGTTCTTGAAAAAGAAGCATCAATCATCACAGTTGAAACTGATAAAGCGACTATGGATATTCCAGCACCTTTTGCTGGGAAATTGGTTGAACTTAAAGTGGCTGTGGGTGATAGCGTTTCTGAAGGCTCGCTAATCGCGGTACTTTCTGTTGAAGCGGCTGGTGAAACGCCTGCTCCTGTAGTAGAAGTTGCGGCTCCTGTTCAAGCTGCTCCGGCTCAAACAGCGGCTCCAGTTGCTGAAACACCAGCAGTTGCTGGTGGCACTCAAATTATTGAAGTGCATGTGCCTGATATTGGCGATGCTGATAACGTTGATATTATCGAAGTGTTAGTGAGTGTGGGTGAAACCATTGAAGCGGACACTGGGCTTATCACCTTAGAAACTGATAAAGCGACCATGGAAGTACCAGCACCAACTGCAGGTGTAGTTAAAGAACTTAAAGTGAACGTTGGTGACAAGGTTTCACAAGGCTCTTTAGTGCTGATGCTTGAAGTCGGCGCTAGTGCGCCTGTTGCTGAAACGGTATCAGCGCCTGCAGCAAGCTCTGCTCCAGCAACATCGGTTGTTGAAGTTAAAGAAGTTGCTGTGCCAGATATTGGTGATGCTGCCGATGTAGATGTTATTGAAGTGCTAGTTGCTGTTGGCGACATGCTTGAAGTTGATACAGGTTTAATTACCTTAGAAACCGATAAAGCCACCATGGAAGTACCTGCACCATTTGCCGGTAAGCTAGTGAGCTTAACGATTAATGTTGGCGATAAAGTGTCTCAAGGTAGCATTATTGCTACGGTTGAAACGCAATCGGTTGTTGCATCAGAAGCGGCTTCAGCAGCTGCGCCTGTACAAGCAGCTCCTGCAGCATCAACGCCAGCACCTGTAGCCGTTGCTCCAGCAAGTAAGCCGCCTGTTCCGCATCATCCAAGTGCTGGCAGCCAACCTAAAACGGGTGCTGTACATGCATCACCTGCTGTTCGCCGCTTAGCGCGCGAATTTGGTGCTGATTTAACACAGGTTAAAGGTACAGGTCGTAAAGGACGTATTCTTAAAGAAGATGTTCAAGCATTCATTAAATATGAACTTAGCCGACCTAAAGCAACAGCTGCTACAGCGGTTGCTGGTGGCGCGGGTGGCTTGAACGTTATTGCCGCACCTAAAGTTGATTTCAGTAAGTTTGGTGAAGTGGAAGAAATTCCATTAAGCCGTATCCAGAAAATCTCTGGACCTAACTTGCATCGTAACTGGGTCACTATTCCACATGTTACCCAATTTGATGAAGCTGATATCACTGAATTAGAAGCATTCCGTAAAGAACAAAATACAGTTGCAGCTAAGAAGAAAGCGGATTACAAAATAACCCCGTTAGTATTCATGATGAAAGCCGTGGCGAAAACACTGGCTGAATTCCCTGTATTTAATTCAAGTTTAAGTCCTGATGGTGAGTCATTAATCCAGAAGAAATACTTCCATATTGGTGTTGCAGTTGATACGCCAAACGGATTGATGGTGCCAGTGGTACGTGATGTCGATAAGAAAGGCATTGTTGAGCTTTCTCGTGAGTTAACGGATATTTCAATTCGTGCTCGTGATGGCAAGCTGAAGTCAGCAGACATGCAAGGTAGCTGTTTTACTATCTCTAGTTTAGGTGGCATTGGTGGTACAGCATTTACCCCAATCGTTAACTATCCTGATGTGGCTATTCTTGGGGTGTCAAAATCAGAAATGAAGCCGAAGTGGAATGGCACTGATTTTGAACCTAAGTTGATGTTGCCACTGTCTCTTTCATACGATCACCGTGTGATTGATGGGGCAATGGCTGCCAGATTTAGCGTGACGTTATCAAGCATTCTTAGCGATATCCGTACGCTAATTTTGTAA
- the lpdA gene encoding dihydrolipoyl dehydrogenase, producing MSNEIKTQVVVLGAGPAGYSAAFRAADLGLETVIVERFSTLGGVCLNVGCIPSKALLHVSKVIEEAKAVADHGVVFGEPKIDLEKLRGFKEKVVGQLTGGLGGMSKMRKVDVVNGLGKFTSPNTMEVTAEDGTVKVINFDNAIIAAGSRPIKLPFIPHEDPRIWDSTDALELKEVPEKLLVMGGGIIGLEMGTVYSSLGSQIDVVEMFDQVIPAADKDIVRIYTKKIKKKFNLILETKVTAVEAKEDGIYVSMEGKKAPAEPVRYDAVLVAIGRAPNGKGLDAEKAGVNVDERGFINVDKQLRTNVPNIYAIGDIVGQPMLAHKGVHEGHVAAEVISGLKHFFDPKVIPSIAYTDPEVAWVGLTEKEAKEQGVAYETASFPWAASGRAIASDASDGMTKLIFDKETHRVIGGAIVGVNGGELLGEIGLAIEMGCDAEDLALTIHAHPTLHESVGLAAEMYEGSITDLPNPKAKKKK from the coding sequence ATGAGTAACGAAATCAAAACTCAGGTAGTAGTACTAGGTGCCGGCCCAGCAGGTTATTCAGCAGCTTTCCGCGCTGCAGATTTAGGTCTAGAGACTGTGATTGTAGAGCGTTTTAGCACCCTTGGTGGTGTTTGCTTGAACGTGGGTTGTATCCCATCGAAAGCACTTTTACACGTATCTAAAGTCATTGAAGAAGCAAAAGCAGTTGCCGATCACGGTGTTGTTTTTGGTGAGCCAAAAATTGATTTAGAAAAATTACGCGGCTTTAAAGAAAAAGTGGTTGGTCAACTTACTGGTGGTTTAGGCGGAATGTCTAAAATGCGTAAAGTTGATGTTGTAAATGGTTTAGGTAAGTTCACTAGCCCAAATACCATGGAAGTGACAGCTGAAGATGGCACTGTAAAAGTGATCAACTTTGACAATGCTATTATTGCTGCTGGTTCTCGTCCAATCAAACTGCCATTTATCCCACATGAAGATCCACGTATTTGGGATTCAACTGATGCTTTAGAGCTGAAAGAAGTTCCTGAAAAGTTATTAGTGATGGGCGGCGGTATTATCGGCCTAGAAATGGGTACGGTTTATTCTTCTTTAGGTAGTCAAATTGACGTGGTTGAAATGTTCGACCAAGTTATCCCTGCTGCTGATAAAGATATCGTCCGTATCTACACTAAAAAGATTAAGAAGAAGTTTAACTTAATCCTAGAAACAAAAGTGACAGCTGTTGAAGCTAAAGAAGACGGTATTTACGTTTCTATGGAAGGTAAGAAAGCGCCTGCTGAACCCGTTCGTTACGATGCTGTTTTAGTGGCTATTGGTCGTGCACCAAATGGTAAAGGCTTAGACGCTGAGAAAGCTGGCGTTAATGTTGATGAGCGTGGTTTCATTAATGTTGATAAGCAATTACGTACTAACGTACCTAACATCTATGCTATCGGTGATATCGTTGGTCAACCAATGCTTGCGCATAAAGGTGTGCATGAAGGTCACGTAGCAGCTGAAGTTATTTCTGGTCTTAAGCACTTCTTTGACCCGAAAGTTATTCCTTCGATTGCGTACACAGACCCGGAAGTCGCATGGGTTGGTCTTACTGAGAAAGAAGCGAAAGAGCAGGGTGTTGCATATGAAACTGCATCATTCCCATGGGCTGCAAGTGGCCGCGCAATTGCTTCTGATGCAAGTGACGGTATGACTAAGCTCATCTTCGATAAAGAAACTCATCGCGTTATCGGTGGTGCTATCGTCGGTGTTAATGGCGGCGAATTACTAGGTGAAATCGGTCTTGCTATCGAAATGGGTTGTGATGCGGAAGATTTAGCATTAACCATTCATGCTCACCCAACGTTACATGAATCTGTCGGCTTAGCGGCTGAAATGTACGAAGGTTCAATTACTGATTTGCCTAACCCTAAGGCAAAGAAGAAAAAGTAA